The following proteins are co-located in the Carassius auratus strain Wakin chromosome 7, ASM336829v1, whole genome shotgun sequence genome:
- the LOC113105568 gene encoding 28S ribosomal protein S11, mitochondrial-like isoform X2, with protein MYLRLYSLIRGSCQQLFEPLNSSGRMIIGGNVGLQHPLSSSAIRLQEADAKPVETKKPSAPAKRLKDIFPPFPGEESSLTWDSKKFEELPIAHIKATYNNTHIHVTDCLGQYMVRTSCGSEGFKNVKKATPIAAQTAGISAAAKARAKGVSYVRVLVKGLGPGRLL; from the exons ATGTATCTTAGGTTATATAGCCTCATTCGAGGTTCGTGTCAGCAGCTTTTTGAGCCCTTAAATTCATCTGGACGGATGATAAT TGGGGGAAATGTGGGGCTTCAGCATCCGCTATCAAGCAGTGCCATCCGATTACAAGAGGCTGATGCCAAACCAGTGGAAACCAAGAAGCCATCAGCCCCTGCCAAAAGACTGAAAGA TATTTTCCCTCCATTTCCGGGTGAGGAGAGCTCCCTGACATGGGACAGCAAGAAGTTTGAAGAGTTACCGATTGCACACATAAAAGCCACATATAACAA CACACATATCCACGTCACAGATTGTCTGGGCCAGTACATGGTCCGAACCTCATGTGGATCAGAGGGTTTCAAGAATGTGAAGAAAGCAACTCCTATTGCAGCACAGACTGCTGGGATTTCAGCCGCTGCG AAGGCGAGGGCTAAGGGGGTCAGCTACGTCCGTGTGCTAGTGAAAGGACTCGGTCCAGGGCGCTTG
- the LOC113105567 gene encoding 39S ribosomal protein L46, mitochondrial-like, producing the protein MAAPFTRVYRPLWRIITTTTLNKGVRNVSSTRQQCSALNVKTAAVASPWALHGAVCLQRLPVVSQDRSPIEEEFMELMHQMELERSLLSDHELRLLEDAARMSRKQEEDYDSDEEEEDYRDKEIVTAQDLEDIWEQKLKQFHPAPRSQGVDEKGVSSSERCLAESLILLVKKDVGSQKLWLLPQTQWQTGETLRKTAERALAGLPGADLKATFLGNAPCGFYKYKYPKDIQKEGRIGAKVFFFKAVLSSHKHLPLEKNSFAWVKKDELQDFLKPEYLKQVRRFIMAL; encoded by the exons ATGGCGGCGCCCTTCACTAGAGTTTATCGACCATTATGGAGAATAATAACTACAACTACATTAAATAAAGGCGTGCGAAATGTTTCGTCCACTAGGCAACAGTGTTCTGCGCTAAATGTCAAAACTGCTGCTGTGGCGTCTCCGTGGGCGCTGCATGGAGCCGTGTGTCTGCAGCGGCTGCCTGTGGTCTCTCAAGACAGGAGCCCTATTGAGGAGGAGTTCATGGAGCTTATGCACCAG ATGGAGTTAGAGAGAAGTCTGCTTTCAGATCATGAGCTGAGGCTTCTGGAGGACGCTGCACGGATGAGCCGAAAACAAGAAGAGGATTATGATtcagatgaagaggaggaggattaTAGAGACAAAGAAATTGTCACAGCCCAAGATCTGGAAGATATTTGGGAACAAAAACTGAAGCAATTTCATCCTGCTCCGAGGTCACAAG GTGTTGATGAGAAAGGCGTGAGCTCTTCAGAGCGTTGCTTAGCAGAAAGCCTGATCTTGTTGGTGAAGAAGGATGTTGGCAGTCAAAAGCTTTGGCTCCTGCCTCAGACACAGTGGCAGACGGGAGAGACACTTCGAAAGACGGCTGAACGTGCGCTTGCAGGTCTTCCAG GTGCTGATCTAAAGGCTACTTTCCTTGGCAATGCACCTTGTggattttacaaatataaatacccAAAGGACATTCAGAAAGAGGGCCGCATTGGAGCCAAGGTGTTCTTTTTCAAAGCAGTGCTATCCAGCCATAAGCACTTACCTCTGGAAAAGAATTCATTTGCCTGGGTAAAAAAGGATGAACTCCAGGACTTCCTGAAGCCAGAGTACCTAAAACAAGTCAGACGCTTCATTATGGCTCTGTAA
- the LOC113105568 gene encoding 28S ribosomal protein S11, mitochondrial-like isoform X1 gives MYLRLYSLIRGSCQQLFEPLNSSGRMIIGGNVGLQHPLSSSAIRLQEADAKPVETKKPSAPAKRLKDIFPPFPGEESSLTWDSKKFEELPIAHIKATYNNTHIHVTDCLGQYMVRTSCGSEGFKNVKKATPIAAQTAGISAAAKARAKGVSYVRVLVKGLGPGRLSAIKGLTMGGLEVVSITDNTPVPHNGCRPRKARRM, from the exons ATGTATCTTAGGTTATATAGCCTCATTCGAGGTTCGTGTCAGCAGCTTTTTGAGCCCTTAAATTCATCTGGACGGATGATAAT TGGGGGAAATGTGGGGCTTCAGCATCCGCTATCAAGCAGTGCCATCCGATTACAAGAGGCTGATGCCAAACCAGTGGAAACCAAGAAGCCATCAGCCCCTGCCAAAAGACTGAAAGA TATTTTCCCTCCATTTCCGGGTGAGGAGAGCTCCCTGACATGGGACAGCAAGAAGTTTGAAGAGTTACCGATTGCACACATAAAAGCCACATATAACAA CACACATATCCACGTCACAGATTGTCTGGGCCAGTACATGGTCCGAACCTCATGTGGATCAGAGGGTTTCAAGAATGTGAAGAAAGCAACTCCTATTGCAGCACAGACTGCTGGGATTTCAGCCGCTGCG AAGGCGAGGGCTAAGGGGGTCAGCTACGTCCGTGTGCTAGTGAAAGGACTCGGTCCAGGGCGCTTG TCTGCCATTAAAGGGTTAACCATGGGAGGACTGGAGGTTGTTTCCATCACCGACAACACCCCAGTGCCACACAATGGCTGTCGCCCTCGCAAAGCACGAAGGATGTGA